A portion of the Paenibacillus sp. PvR098 genome contains these proteins:
- the upp gene encoding uracil phosphoribosyltransferase produces the protein MGKVFVCDHPLIQHKLTYIRDENTTTKDFRELVDEVATLMAYEITRDIPLEKVQVRTPVTTAECRVISGRMLGLIPILRAGLGMVDGILKLVPAAKVGHIGLYRDPHTLEPVEYYAKLPTDVQERELIVIDPMLATGGSANAAIDALKKRGCTQIKLMCLIAAPEGVEAVQKAHPDIDLYVAAIDDYLDDHGYIVPGLGDAGDRLFGTK, from the coding sequence ATGGGTAAAGTTTTTGTTTGCGATCATCCGTTGATTCAGCATAAGCTGACATACATTCGGGATGAGAATACCACCACGAAAGATTTTCGTGAGCTGGTGGACGAAGTGGCCACGTTGATGGCTTATGAAATAACAAGAGATATTCCGCTGGAGAAGGTACAGGTGCGTACGCCTGTTACGACTGCCGAATGCAGAGTGATCTCCGGTCGTATGCTGGGGCTCATTCCGATTCTGCGTGCCGGTCTCGGCATGGTAGATGGGATTCTGAAGCTGGTTCCTGCGGCCAAAGTGGGGCATATTGGGCTGTATCGCGATCCGCACACACTGGAGCCGGTGGAATACTACGCTAAGCTTCCGACGGATGTGCAGGAGCGGGAATTGATCGTGATCGATCCAATGCTGGCGACGGGTGGTTCAGCGAATGCGGCGATCGATGCGCTGAAGAAGCGCGGCTGCACGCAGATCAAGTTGATGTGTCTGATTGCTGCGCCGGAAGGTGTGGAAGCGGTGCAAAAGGCGCATCCTGACATCGATCTTTACGTTGCTGCCATCGACGATTATTTGGATGACCACGGATACATAGTGCCGGGCCTTGGTGATGCGGGGGATCGGCTGTTCGGTACAAAATAA
- the rpiB gene encoding ribose 5-phosphate isomerase B, with protein MKIAMGADHAGYKLKDDLKPILEAMGHEVQDYGCDCSDSVDYPDYALTVCEKVVAGEADKGILICGTGIGMTIAANKVPGIRCALVHDLFSAKATREHNDSNVLAMGERVIGPGVAQEIVKVWLETEFSNGERHKNRVGKVKTLEDKYALHP; from the coding sequence ATGAAAATAGCAATGGGTGCAGATCATGCGGGTTACAAGCTAAAGGATGATTTAAAGCCGATCCTTGAGGCCATGGGGCATGAAGTGCAGGATTACGGCTGTGATTGCTCGGATTCCGTGGATTACCCGGACTATGCGCTTACCGTATGCGAGAAGGTCGTCGCGGGGGAAGCGGACAAGGGAATTCTGATCTGCGGAACGGGCATCGGCATGACGATCGCGGCGAACAAGGTTCCAGGTATCCGCTGTGCGTTGGTGCATGATTTGTTCTCGGCCAAGGCGACCCGCGAGCATAATGATTCGAACGTGCTGGCGATGGGCGAACGCGTCATCGGGCCCGGAGTGGCTCAGGAAATCGTCAAAGTTTGGCTGGAAACCGAGTTTTCGAATGGCGAGCGGCACAAAAACCGCGTTGGCAAAGTGAAGACGTTGGAAGACAAATATGCGTTGCATCCTTAA
- a CDS encoding low molecular weight protein arginine phosphatase — MNRILFVCTGNTCRSPMAEGIMRKILSEEGLTNIEVRSAGVAAYEGTQLSDHAASVLKNKGCTGPATSTFLSQFLVDWADLVLTMTSSHKRHTIQLYPETMNKVYTLKEYVLDDPQTADIISELESLLTEIQLKQALLEPITDEERNRILTLQKELPMPDIADPFGGSIRQYESCAQEIEEYLIKLAAKLKKN; from the coding sequence ATGAACCGGATCTTGTTCGTTTGTACAGGCAATACCTGCCGCAGCCCGATGGCGGAAGGAATCATGCGTAAAATCCTTTCAGAGGAAGGACTAACGAACATTGAGGTGCGGTCGGCCGGCGTAGCAGCGTACGAGGGGACGCAGTTATCCGACCATGCAGCTTCCGTGTTAAAGAACAAGGGCTGCACCGGACCGGCGACATCAACTTTTCTGTCACAGTTTTTGGTCGATTGGGCGGACTTGGTACTGACCATGACCTCCAGCCATAAGAGACATACGATTCAACTGTATCCCGAGACTATGAACAAGGTATACACGCTGAAGGAATATGTGCTGGACGATCCACAGACGGCTGATATCATATCTGAGCTGGAAAGCCTGCTTACAGAAATACAGCTGAAACAAGCACTACTGGAGCCGATCACTGATGAGGAGCGGAACCGGATACTTACCCTGCAAAAGGAACTGCCGATGCCGGATATTGCTGATCCGTTCGGAGGGTCCATCAGACAATATGAAAGCTGCGCTCAGGAGATTGAGGAATATTTGATCAAGCTGGCCGCCAAGCTGAAAAAAAACTGA
- the glyA gene encoding serine hydroxymethyltransferase: protein MEFLRKQDPKIVEAMNLELGRQRDKIELIASENFVSQAVLEAMGTVLTNKYAEGYPNKRYYGGCEYVDIVEDIARDRAKELFGAEHANVQPHSGAQANMAVYLAAVQPGETILGMNLAHGGHLTHGSPVNASGILYNFVAYGVSEKDSRIDYDDVRKAAFKHKPRLIVAGASAYPRTIDFEALAQIANDVGALFMVDMAHIAGLVAAGLHPSPVPHAHFVTTTTHKTLRGPRGGMILCRKPWAAAIDKAVFPGSQGGPLMHIIAAKAVSFGEALQPEFKTYAQNVVKNAQALSEGLMAEGINLVSGGTDNHLMLIDLRSLNLTGKDAEHLLDEVGVTVNKNAIPFDPTSPFVTSGVRIGTPAATARGMNPEAMKTIAKIIALTLKNPSDQAVHVKARGMVKDLTAQFPLYPGLQY, encoded by the coding sequence ATGGAATTTCTTCGTAAACAAGATCCGAAAATCGTAGAAGCAATGAATCTGGAGCTCGGCCGGCAACGCGACAAAATCGAGCTGATCGCATCTGAAAACTTCGTCAGCCAAGCGGTGCTTGAAGCGATGGGCACTGTTTTGACCAATAAGTATGCGGAGGGCTACCCGAACAAGCGTTATTACGGCGGTTGTGAATACGTCGACATCGTCGAGGATATCGCACGCGATCGTGCGAAAGAGCTGTTCGGTGCTGAACACGCCAATGTGCAGCCGCACTCCGGCGCGCAGGCGAACATGGCCGTATACTTGGCTGCTGTACAACCAGGCGAGACGATCCTTGGCATGAACCTGGCGCACGGCGGCCACTTGACTCACGGCAGCCCGGTCAATGCATCCGGCATTTTGTATAACTTCGTAGCTTACGGCGTAAGCGAGAAGGATTCCCGTATCGATTATGACGATGTCCGCAAAGCGGCATTCAAGCATAAGCCTCGCCTGATCGTAGCTGGCGCCAGCGCATACCCGCGCACCATCGACTTCGAAGCCTTGGCACAAATTGCAAATGATGTAGGTGCGCTGTTCATGGTGGATATGGCGCATATCGCTGGTCTTGTGGCAGCTGGTCTGCACCCGAGCCCGGTACCTCATGCTCACTTTGTTACAACAACGACGCACAAGACGCTTCGTGGACCTCGCGGCGGTATGATCTTGTGCCGCAAGCCATGGGCGGCGGCAATCGACAAAGCGGTTTTCCCAGGCTCTCAAGGCGGTCCGTTGATGCATATCATCGCTGCCAAAGCGGTATCGTTCGGTGAAGCACTGCAGCCGGAGTTCAAAACGTACGCCCAGAACGTTGTAAAAAATGCACAGGCATTGTCTGAAGGTTTGATGGCCGAAGGTATCAACCTTGTTTCCGGAGGCACGGACAACCACCTTATGCTAATCGATCTCCGCAGCTTGAACCTTACAGGTAAAGATGCAGAGCATTTGCTCGACGAAGTCGGTGTGACGGTAAACAAGAACGCCATTCCGTTCGATCCGACCAGCCCGTTTGTAACCAGCGGTGTCCGTATCGGTACGCCTGCAGCTACAGCCCGCGGGATGAACCCGGAAGCGATGAAAACAATTGCTAAGATCATTGCGCTCACTCTTAAAAATCCGTCTGACCAAGCTGTGCATGTGAAGGCACGCGGTATGGTGAAAGATTTGACGGCGCAGTTCCCGCTCTATCCCGGACTTCAATATTAA
- a CDS encoding manganese efflux pump MntP family protein, with protein sequence MDLASPMMWAQIISIGLMALALGLDALSLGLGIGMKGIRKLDILKISVTTALFHMIMPLAGMWMGGYISMLLGKVATMCGGILLLLLGAHMVYSSLRAEESKAYNHRSFWGLTLFSLSVSIDSFSVGVSLGMFAGDVLLTVLMFGAAGGLMSVIGLLLGRRVGEWIGEYGEALGGVILLAFGIKFLL encoded by the coding sequence ATGGACTTGGCATCACCAATGATGTGGGCCCAAATCATATCCATCGGACTCATGGCGCTGGCCCTCGGTCTGGATGCGCTGTCACTAGGGCTAGGGATCGGGATGAAAGGTATCCGTAAGCTTGATATTCTGAAAATTAGCGTAACCACTGCCTTGTTCCATATGATCATGCCGCTGGCCGGCATGTGGATGGGCGGGTATATCAGTATGCTTCTTGGCAAGGTTGCGACAATGTGCGGAGGGATTCTTCTTCTGCTGCTTGGAGCACATATGGTGTACAGCTCTTTGCGAGCGGAGGAGTCCAAGGCTTATAATCATCGTTCCTTTTGGGGATTAACGCTTTTCTCGCTCAGTGTGAGCATCGACTCCTTTTCCGTTGGCGTTTCGCTCGGGATGTTTGCAGGGGATGTCCTGCTTACGGTGCTGATGTTTGGTGCGGCGGGAGGCTTGATGTCGGTCATTGGCCTGCTGCTGGGCCGGCGCGTTGGAGAGTGGATCGGGGAGTATGGCGAGGCGCTCGGCGGTGTAATTTTACTGGCTTTTGGCATTAAATTTCTGCTCTAA
- a CDS encoding TIGR01440 family protein, with translation MTINLPMIRSQVETIVRELASAGRVERGQLVVIGTSTSEVLGKHIGTAGSEAVAREIYAAVEAAREKIGFYPVYQCCEHLNRALVLEKAAMLRYGLEQVSVIPVPKAGGSMASYAFKQLSESVVVETVQAHAGVDIGGTLIGMHLKRVAVPMRPSIRQIGEAHVQMAYTRPKLIGGARAVYTADTQPSEGTCD, from the coding sequence ATGACCATAAACTTACCTATGATTCGTTCCCAAGTCGAGACGATCGTTCGCGAGCTGGCTAGCGCAGGCAGAGTGGAGCGGGGACAGCTTGTTGTCATCGGGACAAGCACCAGCGAGGTGCTGGGCAAGCACATCGGTACAGCAGGAAGCGAAGCGGTAGCCAGGGAAATCTATGCTGCCGTAGAAGCGGCGCGGGAGAAGATCGGCTTTTATCCCGTTTATCAGTGCTGTGAGCATTTGAACCGGGCGCTCGTTTTGGAGAAGGCAGCGATGCTGCGGTACGGGCTGGAGCAAGTGAGTGTCATCCCGGTGCCGAAAGCCGGGGGCTCTATGGCTTCATATGCCTTCAAGCAGCTGTCGGAGTCGGTTGTTGTGGAGACTGTTCAGGCGCACGCGGGGGTCGATATCGGGGGAACGCTGATCGGCATGCATTTGAAGCGTGTTGCGGTTCCGATGCGTCCGTCTATCCGACAAATTGGCGAGGCGCACGTACAGATGGCTTACACTCGGCCGAAGCTGATCGGCGGTGCACGCGCGGTCTATACGGCCGACACGCAGCCGTCCGAAGGGACTTGCGATTGA